One window from the genome of Streptomyces cadmiisoli encodes:
- a CDS encoding class I SAM-dependent methyltransferase — MNDLLAPLLTAEGRALLDEVRGTDPARELAVATRLRREHPAELVSAALGQARLRQRAVAKFGAEDAQRMFFTPNGVEQSTRASVAAYRARRFRELGVTSVADLCCGIGGDAVALARAGIRVLAVDRDPLTAAVARANAEALGLDALIEVREADVTEVDVSAYDAVFVDPARRGGRGRIFDPEAYSPPLSWAVRTALRAPHAALKVAPGIPHEAVPEAAEAEWISDGGDVKEAVLWFGTEPGLVRATLLPGPRTLRSRGLPDPAVRPVGRFLYEPDGAVIRAHLVAEAADELDGGLVDETIAYVTADELRPTPYATAYEITDRLPFNVKKLKALLREREVGILTVKKRGSAVEPEELRKKVKPQGPHAATVFLTRVAGAPTMLIGRPAETPQEPS, encoded by the coding sequence GTGAACGACCTCCTCGCCCCCCTGCTCACCGCCGAGGGCCGGGCCCTCCTCGACGAGGTGCGCGGCACGGACCCCGCCCGGGAACTCGCCGTCGCCACCCGGCTGCGGCGCGAACACCCGGCCGAACTGGTGTCGGCGGCACTCGGACAGGCACGGCTGCGGCAGCGGGCGGTCGCGAAGTTCGGGGCGGAGGACGCGCAGCGGATGTTCTTCACGCCCAACGGCGTGGAGCAGTCGACGCGGGCGAGCGTGGCGGCGTACCGCGCGCGCAGGTTCCGCGAGCTGGGCGTGACGTCCGTGGCCGACCTGTGCTGCGGCATCGGGGGTGACGCCGTCGCGCTCGCCCGGGCGGGCATCCGGGTCCTCGCCGTGGACCGCGACCCGCTGACCGCGGCGGTGGCCCGCGCGAACGCCGAGGCGCTGGGGCTCGACGCGCTGATCGAGGTGCGCGAGGCGGACGTCACCGAGGTGGACGTGTCGGCGTACGACGCGGTCTTCGTGGATCCGGCGCGGCGCGGCGGGCGCGGCAGGATCTTCGATCCCGAGGCCTACTCACCGCCGCTGTCGTGGGCCGTGCGGACGGCCCTGCGGGCCCCGCACGCCGCCCTGAAGGTCGCGCCGGGCATTCCGCACGAGGCCGTGCCCGAGGCGGCCGAGGCCGAGTGGATCTCGGACGGCGGGGACGTGAAGGAGGCGGTGCTCTGGTTCGGCACCGAGCCCGGGCTGGTCCGGGCCACCCTGCTGCCGGGGCCGCGCACCCTGCGCTCCCGCGGACTGCCCGACCCGGCGGTGCGTCCCGTCGGACGCTTCCTGTACGAGCCCGACGGCGCCGTCATCCGCGCCCATCTGGTCGCCGAGGCGGCCGACGAGCTGGACGGCGGACTGGTCGACGAGACCATCGCCTACGTCACGGCGGACGAGCTGCGCCCCACCCCGTACGCGACCGCCTACGAGATCACCGATCGGCTTCCCTTCAACGTCAAGAAGCTGAAGGCGCTGCTGCGGGAGCGGGAGGTGGGGATCCTGACCGTGAAGAAGCGGGGCTCGGCGGTGGAGCCGGAGGAACTGCGCAAGAAGGTCAAGCCGCAGGGGCCGCACGCCGCGACCGTGTTCCTGACCCGGGTCGCGGGCGCGCCCACCATGCTGATCGGCCGGCCGGCCGAGACCCCTCAGGAGCCCTCGTAG
- a CDS encoding RNA polymerase sigma factor has protein sequence MHQQPAAGPRGPAETARHTVETVFRIESPRIIAALTRTVRDIGIAEELAQDALVAALEQWPRDGVPDNPGAWLMTTARHRAVDLIRRREAYARKLAEIGRSLETAVPPAEPADPDDIDDDLLRLVFTACHPVLSAEARVALTLRLLGGLTTTEIARAFLVPEATVAQRIVRAKRTLAAKNVPFEVPGGPDRAARLGSVLDVIYLIFNEGYSATGGDDLLRPGLCEDAQRLARVLSGLMPEESEVHGLTALLEFQASRAAARIGPKGEPVLLKDQNRSRWNRMLVARGITALGRADATAGGAPGPYALQAAIAACHTYAHTWEETDWPRIATLYALLAARAPSPVVELNRAVAVSMADGPQPALDIVDALAAEPALRDYHLLPSVRGDLLARLGRTAEARAEFERAASLARNEPERRMLADRARACAEDPPGT, from the coding sequence GTGCACCAGCAGCCCGCCGCGGGCCCGCGCGGCCCCGCGGAAACCGCCCGCCACACCGTGGAGACCGTCTTCCGGATCGAGTCCCCGCGCATCATCGCCGCCCTGACGCGCACCGTCCGCGACATCGGTATCGCCGAGGAACTCGCCCAGGACGCGCTGGTCGCCGCCCTGGAGCAGTGGCCGCGGGACGGGGTGCCGGACAACCCCGGGGCCTGGCTCATGACGACCGCGCGCCACCGCGCGGTCGACCTGATCCGCCGCCGCGAGGCCTACGCGCGCAAGCTGGCGGAGATCGGGCGGAGCCTGGAGACCGCCGTTCCCCCGGCGGAGCCCGCCGACCCCGACGACATCGACGACGACCTGCTGAGGCTGGTCTTCACGGCCTGCCACCCGGTGCTGTCCGCCGAGGCCCGTGTCGCCCTCACCCTGCGGCTGCTCGGCGGGCTGACGACGACCGAGATCGCCCGCGCCTTCCTGGTGCCGGAGGCGACCGTGGCACAGCGCATCGTGCGCGCCAAGCGCACCCTGGCCGCGAAGAACGTCCCCTTCGAAGTCCCCGGCGGCCCCGACCGCGCGGCGCGCCTGGGTTCCGTGCTCGACGTCATCTACCTGATCTTCAACGAGGGCTACTCCGCCACGGGCGGCGACGACCTGCTGCGCCCCGGGCTCTGCGAGGACGCCCAGCGCCTGGCCCGGGTGCTCTCGGGTCTGATGCCCGAGGAGTCCGAGGTGCACGGCCTGACCGCGCTGCTGGAGTTCCAGGCGTCCCGCGCGGCCGCGCGCATCGGCCCGAAGGGCGAACCCGTGCTGCTGAAGGACCAGAACCGCAGCCGCTGGAACCGCATGCTCGTGGCCCGCGGCATCACCGCACTGGGCCGGGCCGACGCCACCGCCGGCGGAGCGCCGGGCCCGTACGCCCTCCAGGCCGCGATCGCCGCCTGCCACACGTACGCGCACACCTGGGAGGAGACCGACTGGCCGCGTATCGCCACGCTGTACGCGCTGCTCGCCGCCCGCGCGCCCTCCCCGGTCGTCGAGCTCAACCGCGCGGTCGCCGTGTCGATGGCCGACGGCCCGCAGCCGGCGCTGGACATCGTCGACGCGCTGGCCGCCGAACCCGCCCTGCGCGACTACCACCTGCTGCCGAGCGTGCGCGGCGATCTGCTGGCCCGCCTCGGCCGTACGGCGGAGGCGCGGGCGGAGTTCGAACGGGCGGCCTCGCTGGCCCGCAACGAGCCGGAGCGCAGGATGCTGGCGGACCGGGCACGGGCGTGCGCCGAAGACCCGCCCGGCACGTGA
- a CDS encoding YciI family protein, which translates to MPRYLSLVQIEEGTAPTGDAGPEMMQRMGELLEEITKAGVMLDTAGLLPSAQGTRVRWEGGRITVTDGPFTETKEVVGGYSITQCKDMAEAVEWATRFLKVHGEEWTVTCEVREIEEG; encoded by the coding sequence ATGCCCCGTTACCTGTCGCTCGTGCAGATCGAAGAGGGCACCGCGCCCACCGGGGACGCGGGCCCCGAGATGATGCAGCGGATGGGGGAGCTGCTGGAGGAGATCACCAAGGCCGGGGTGATGCTCGACACCGCCGGGCTGCTGCCGTCCGCGCAGGGCACCCGCGTGCGCTGGGAGGGCGGGCGGATCACCGTCACGGACGGGCCGTTCACCGAGACCAAGGAGGTCGTCGGCGGCTACTCCATCACGCAGTGCAAGGACATGGCCGAGGCCGTGGAGTGGGCCACGCGGTTCCTGAAGGTGCACGGCGAGGAGTGGACCGTGACGTGTGAGGTGCGGGAGATCGAGGAGGGCTGA
- a CDS encoding LCP family protein, whose translation MFLPVTGLDENGDEGRRAGRRPRAWRVAGFALAGVLVVGAAAGGWAYWHLNDNIKSVDINGALGDDRPPKPVPSVSASTPEPPTEALNILVLGSDSRGGAENRALGGGDSEGARSDTAMVVHLDSGRDEATVVSIPRDTLVTRPSCPTESGGETAEAYGVMFNSAYSVGGPVCAVKTVESLTDVRMDHYIEIDFSGFARLVDALGGVTVTTEEDIDDEDSHLTLPAGTHHLDGEQALGLARTRYGIGDGSDLGRIGLQQQLVKALLEQISSRDLFSDPTRLYEVADAVTGSLTTDTGLDSLTELVDLGRSLRELSSAGTRTVTMPVVPAPSDRNRVVAREPDASELWESLR comes from the coding sequence ATGTTCCTCCCTGTGACGGGACTTGACGAGAACGGGGACGAGGGCAGACGCGCGGGCCGGCGGCCCCGCGCCTGGCGGGTGGCCGGCTTCGCACTGGCGGGTGTCCTGGTGGTGGGGGCCGCCGCGGGGGGCTGGGCCTACTGGCATCTGAACGACAACATCAAGAGCGTCGACATCAACGGCGCGCTCGGCGACGACCGTCCGCCGAAACCGGTCCCCTCGGTGTCCGCGTCCACCCCGGAGCCGCCCACCGAGGCGCTGAACATCCTGGTGCTGGGCTCCGACTCGCGCGGCGGCGCCGAGAACCGGGCGCTCGGCGGCGGGGACAGCGAGGGGGCCCGGTCCGACACCGCGATGGTGGTGCACCTGGACTCCGGGCGCGACGAGGCCACGGTGGTCAGCATTCCGCGCGACACCCTGGTCACCCGGCCGTCCTGTCCGACGGAGTCCGGGGGCGAGACGGCCGAGGCGTACGGCGTGATGTTCAACAGCGCCTACTCGGTGGGCGGTCCGGTGTGCGCGGTGAAGACCGTCGAGTCGCTGACCGACGTCCGCATGGACCACTACATCGAGATCGACTTCTCCGGCTTCGCGCGGCTCGTGGACGCGCTCGGCGGCGTCACCGTCACCACCGAGGAGGACATCGACGACGAGGACAGCCATCTGACGCTGCCGGCCGGCACGCACCACCTGGACGGCGAGCAGGCCCTCGGCCTGGCCCGCACCCGGTACGGCATCGGCGACGGCAGCGACCTGGGCCGCATCGGCCTCCAGCAGCAGCTGGTGAAGGCGCTGCTGGAGCAGATCTCGTCGAGAGACCTGTTCTCGGACCCCACCCGGCTCTACGAGGTGGCCGACGCGGTCACCGGCAGTCTGACCACCGACACCGGACTCGACTCCCTCACCGAGCTGGTGGACCTCGGCCGGAGCCTGCGCGAACTGTCCTCGGCCGGCACCCGCACGGTGACGATGCCGGTGGTGCCGGCGCCCTCGGACCGCAACCGGGTGGTGGCGCGGGAGCCGGACGCGAGCGAGCTGTGGGAGTCGCTGCGGTGA
- a CDS encoding LacI family DNA-binding transcriptional regulator produces MTPPERAETPTTGRSAQTATLAEIAREAGVSAPTVSKVLNGRADVAPGTRNRVEELLRTHGYRRRRAEASRSPLIDLVFHELESAWAMEVIRGVENVARDAGLSVVLSESAGRLTPGRTWADQVAARRPHGVILVLSELDESQRALLTSRSIPFVVMDPAGDPGADVPSIGATNWQGGLAATRHLVELGHRRIGAITGPSRMMCSRARVDGYRAALETAGLPVDPTLIAAGDFHHEAGHRLGLELLRRPDRPTAVFAGNDLQALGLYEAARELGLRVPEDLSVVGFDDLPVARWVGPPLTTVRQPLTEMAEAAARLVLELGRGEGAAAATRVELATSMVVRSSTAPPAG; encoded by the coding sequence ATGACTCCCCCGGAACGGGCAGAAACCCCGACGACAGGACGGTCCGCGCAGACCGCGACACTTGCCGAGATCGCCCGAGAGGCCGGCGTCTCCGCGCCGACTGTTTCGAAGGTCCTCAACGGCAGGGCCGACGTGGCGCCCGGCACCCGCAACCGCGTCGAGGAACTGCTGCGTACCCACGGCTACCGGCGCCGCCGGGCCGAGGCGTCCCGCTCACCTCTGATCGACCTGGTCTTCCACGAGTTGGAGAGCGCCTGGGCGATGGAGGTCATCCGGGGCGTGGAGAACGTGGCCCGGGACGCCGGGCTGAGCGTGGTGCTCTCCGAGAGCGCGGGGCGGCTCACACCCGGGCGCACCTGGGCCGACCAGGTCGCCGCCCGCCGGCCGCACGGGGTGATCCTCGTGCTGTCCGAGCTGGACGAGTCCCAGCGCGCGCTGCTGACCAGCCGCTCCATCCCGTTCGTGGTGATGGACCCGGCCGGCGACCCCGGCGCCGACGTGCCGTCGATCGGCGCCACCAACTGGCAGGGCGGGCTGGCCGCCACCCGGCACCTGGTCGAACTGGGCCACCGGCGGATCGGCGCGATCACCGGGCCGTCGCGGATGATGTGCAGCCGGGCCCGGGTGGACGGCTACCGGGCGGCGCTGGAGACCGCCGGGCTGCCGGTCGACCCCACGCTGATCGCGGCCGGCGACTTCCACCACGAGGCCGGCCACCGGCTGGGCCTGGAGCTGCTGCGCCGCCCGGACCGCCCGACCGCCGTCTTCGCCGGGAACGACCTCCAGGCGCTCGGGCTGTACGAGGCCGCGCGCGAGCTGGGGCTGCGCGTGCCGGAGGACCTGAGCGTGGTCGGGTTCGACGATCTGCCGGTGGCGCGCTGGGTGGGGCCGCCGCTGACGACCGTGCGGCAGCCGCTGACGGAGATGGCGGAGGCGGCGGCCCGGCTGGTGCTGGAGCTGGGGCGCGGGGAGGGGGCTGCGGCCGCCACCCGGGTGGAGCTGGCGACCAGCATGGTCGTGCGCAGCAGCACGGCGCCGCCCGCCGGGTGA
- a CDS encoding ABC transporter substrate-binding protein — MGSTTSSEGGRTFSRRWVLGAGATTLLTTGVTACGSGGGSGSGGDTLTALVYGDDAVKVQEKAVARFNGSAAAKSAKGTVKLQKVPGTEYPAKLRTAMGSPNAPDVLFNWGGGSIKAYREADQLVDLTDTIKGDPVLKDGFLPSVLAAGGLDGRNYGIPMRGMQPVILFYNKSVFTEHKLQPPTTWDQLLDINAKLKKAGITPFALGGSDIWPELMWLEYLVDRIGGPEVFERIKNGDASGWGDPAVLKAAQYVRDLIDDGAFGKGFSSVSYVNGGAPAVFAQGKAAMHLMGSWEYSTQLGKFPEFAKNNLGWAAFPEIEGGSGDVRNVVGNPTNYWSVNARTRNKDAAIAFLKDCASEAYAKDLVANGDIPTTSNAAGLLDAAPNPEFARFQYEMVEQAPAFTLSWDQAVDPSVQTPMLTEINKLFVGQSTPSRFVSALQGLR; from the coding sequence ATGGGGTCCACCACGTCGTCCGAGGGCGGGCGAACGTTCAGCAGGCGCTGGGTGCTCGGCGCCGGCGCCACCACGCTGCTCACCACGGGAGTCACCGCCTGCGGCTCGGGCGGCGGCTCCGGCAGCGGCGGCGACACCCTCACCGCCCTGGTCTACGGCGACGACGCCGTGAAGGTGCAGGAGAAGGCCGTCGCCCGCTTCAACGGCTCGGCCGCGGCGAAGTCCGCGAAGGGCACCGTGAAGCTCCAGAAGGTCCCCGGCACGGAGTACCCGGCCAAGCTGCGTACGGCGATGGGCTCGCCCAACGCCCCCGACGTCCTGTTCAACTGGGGAGGCGGCTCGATCAAGGCCTACCGGGAGGCCGACCAGCTCGTCGACCTGACCGACACCATCAAGGGCGACCCGGTCCTCAAGGACGGCTTCCTGCCCTCGGTGCTGGCGGCCGGCGGCCTCGACGGCCGCAACTACGGCATACCGATGCGCGGCATGCAGCCGGTGATCCTCTTCTACAACAAGTCCGTCTTCACCGAGCACAAGCTGCAGCCGCCCACCACCTGGGACCAGTTGCTGGACATCAACGCCAAGCTCAAGAAGGCCGGCATCACCCCCTTCGCGCTCGGCGGGTCCGACATCTGGCCCGAACTGATGTGGCTGGAGTACCTGGTGGACCGCATCGGCGGCCCCGAGGTCTTCGAGCGCATCAAGAACGGTGACGCCTCGGGCTGGGGCGACCCCGCCGTCCTGAAGGCCGCGCAGTACGTCCGGGACCTCATCGACGACGGCGCCTTCGGCAAGGGCTTCAGCTCCGTGTCGTACGTCAACGGCGGCGCGCCCGCGGTCTTCGCGCAGGGCAAGGCGGCGATGCACCTGATGGGCTCGTGGGAGTACTCCACGCAGCTCGGCAAGTTCCCGGAGTTCGCGAAGAACAACCTGGGCTGGGCGGCCTTCCCCGAGATCGAGGGCGGCTCCGGGGACGTGCGCAACGTGGTCGGCAACCCCACCAACTACTGGTCCGTCAACGCCCGCACCCGCAACAAGGACGCCGCGATCGCCTTCCTCAAGGACTGCGCGTCGGAGGCGTACGCCAAGGACCTGGTCGCCAACGGGGACATCCCCACGACGTCCAACGCGGCCGGGCTGCTGGACGCGGCGCCCAACCCCGAGTTCGCCCGGTTCCAGTACGAGATGGTCGAGCAGGCGCCCGCCTTCACGCTCAGCTGGGACCAGGCGGTGGACCCGAGCGTCCAGACACCGATGCTGACGGAGATCAACAAGCTGTTCGTGGGCCAGTCGACGCCGAGCCGGTTCGTGTCGGCGCTCCAGGGACTGCGGTGA
- a CDS encoding carbohydrate ABC transporter permease — MTASSTRAGRPHAAWALPGVLFFSVFAVAPMVLAFYLSFTEWNGLGDPRPVGLANWQRLLDDPRLTQSLWLTALLTVTSWAFQTVVSLLLGVWAAGRQRNRAVLSAIFFVPFLLSSTAIALLFFALLDPNFGIIQQDTLGSSSGAFLAIVFVGGWQFIPFHTLLYQGGARQIPEVLHQAAAIDGAGRYRRFFSITLPQLRNTMATSGVLMVVGSLTYFETVLILTQGGPGTDTAILPYLMYEAGFKSYDFGYASAVASFLVATATGLSLLLVRMTGFGAMRSTREGM, encoded by the coding sequence GTGACCGCGAGCAGCACCCGGGCCGGACGTCCGCACGCCGCCTGGGCCCTTCCGGGGGTCCTGTTCTTCAGCGTCTTCGCGGTGGCGCCGATGGTGCTGGCGTTCTACCTCTCCTTCACCGAGTGGAACGGCCTCGGCGACCCGAGGCCGGTCGGCCTGGCCAACTGGCAGCGCCTCCTGGACGACCCGCGTCTGACCCAGTCCCTGTGGCTGACGGCCCTGCTGACGGTGACCAGCTGGGCCTTCCAGACGGTCGTGTCGCTGCTGCTCGGGGTGTGGGCGGCGGGCCGGCAGCGGAACCGGGCCGTGCTGTCCGCGATCTTCTTCGTGCCGTTCCTGCTCTCCTCGACGGCGATCGCGCTGCTGTTCTTCGCGCTGCTCGACCCGAACTTCGGCATCATCCAGCAGGACACCCTCGGGTCCTCCAGCGGCGCGTTCCTCGCGATCGTGTTCGTCGGCGGCTGGCAGTTCATCCCGTTCCACACGCTGCTCTACCAGGGCGGCGCCCGCCAGATCCCGGAGGTCCTGCACCAGGCGGCGGCGATCGACGGCGCGGGCCGCTACCGCCGGTTCTTCTCCATCACGCTCCCCCAGCTGCGCAACACCATGGCGACGTCCGGGGTCCTGATGGTCGTCGGCTCCCTGACGTACTTCGAGACGGTGCTGATCCTCACCCAGGGCGGCCCCGGCACCGACACCGCGATCCTGCCGTACCTGATGTACGAGGCGGGCTTCAAGAGCTACGACTTCGGCTATGCGAGCGCCGTCGCCTCGTTCCTGGTCGCGACGGCGACGGGGCTGTCCCTGCTCCTGGTGCGGATGACCGGTTTCGGCGCCATGCGCAGCACCCGGGAAGGGATGTGA
- a CDS encoding carbohydrate ABC transporter permease has protein sequence MSHDTLPRPVKTDGPSAPRSAARRPRRHWTRRANPLAGLGSLLWLVVVIVPIYAMVSASLTRQDEALGRNALQPPAHPTLDNYNTVLNSGFGHFLSNTAIVAAAVVGIVLVLCVPLAYVAVRTRNRWSGAAFRLFLLGVAIPAQAVVVPLYLMIAKLNLYDSLLAVVLPTAAFAMPVAVLVLTGTLRDISEDLYEAMALDGASPLRMLFQLTVPLAKGGIGTVVIYSALQAWNGFLFPLIFTQSDGPRVLTLGLFNYVSQFGVNIPALLASVVLSGIPIFAVYLVARRALVGGLMGVGGK, from the coding sequence ATGTCGCACGACACGCTCCCCCGCCCGGTGAAGACGGACGGCCCGTCCGCGCCGCGGTCGGCGGCCCGTCGTCCCCGACGGCACTGGACCCGGCGCGCCAACCCCCTCGCCGGTCTCGGTTCGCTGCTCTGGCTCGTCGTCGTGATCGTCCCGATCTACGCGATGGTCTCGGCGTCCCTGACCCGCCAGGACGAGGCGCTGGGCCGCAACGCGCTCCAGCCGCCCGCGCATCCGACCCTGGACAACTACAACACCGTCCTGAACAGCGGCTTCGGCCACTTCCTGAGCAACACGGCGATCGTCGCGGCGGCCGTCGTGGGCATCGTCCTGGTGCTGTGCGTACCGCTCGCCTACGTCGCCGTACGCACCCGGAACCGCTGGTCGGGCGCCGCCTTCCGGCTCTTCCTGCTGGGCGTGGCGATCCCGGCCCAGGCGGTCGTGGTCCCGCTGTACCTGATGATCGCCAAGCTGAACCTCTACGACAGCCTCCTCGCGGTCGTGCTGCCGACCGCGGCGTTCGCGATGCCGGTGGCGGTGCTGGTCCTGACCGGCACGCTGCGGGACATCTCGGAGGACCTGTACGAGGCGATGGCACTGGACGGCGCCTCACCGCTGCGGATGCTGTTCCAGCTGACCGTCCCGCTCGCCAAGGGCGGCATCGGCACGGTCGTCATCTACTCCGCGCTCCAGGCCTGGAACGGCTTCCTCTTCCCGCTGATCTTCACCCAGTCCGACGGTCCGCGCGTCCTGACGCTCGGCCTGTTCAACTACGTCAGCCAGTTCGGCGTGAACATCCCGGCCCTGCTCGCCTCGGTCGTCCTCTCCGGCATCCCGATCTTCGCCGTCTACCTGGTGGCCCGCCGCGCGCTGGTGGGCGGCCTGATGGGAGTGGGCGGCAAGTGA
- a CDS encoding glycoside hydrolase family 3 N-terminal domain-containing protein has protein sequence MTTAPWRDPALSAADRVADLLSRMTLREKIAQLYGVWVGADTDGAGVAPHQHEMGDTVDFDELIRQGLGQLTRPFGTAPVDPAAGARSLARAQRRIVDAGRFGIPAIAHEECLAGFTAWRATAYPVPLAWGATFDPELVEEMAGRIGADLRSVGVHQGLAPVLDVVRDPRWGRVEETIGEDPYLVGTIGAAYVRGLESAGIVATLKHFAGYASSAGARNLAPVRAGVREFADVTLPPFELALREGGARSVMAAYNETDGVPASADPVLLTELLRDEWQFTGTVVSDYFGVGFLQTLHRVAGTPAEAAHRALAAGVDVELPTLKCFAEPLVAAVRAGEVPEELVDRAARRVLLQKCELGLLDEDWRPEPAETIDLDSAGNRALARRIAERSVVLLDNPDGVLPLGPDTRIAVVGPRAADALAMLGCYSFPSHVLPNHPGTPAGIEIPTVLDALRQELPDAKVTFAEGCPVDGPDTSGFEEAVARAAESDVCVAVLGDRAGLFGRGTSGEGCDAADLRLPGVQGDLLDALVATGVPVVLVLLTGRPYALGRWHGRLAAAVQAFFPGEEGGPAVAGVLSGRVNPSGRLPVSVPHLPGGQPWTYLQPPLGLAGEVSNLDPTPLHPFGHGRSYTAFAWTDFTDGSPGEIGTDGTHDVAVTVRNTGDRDGAEVVQLYLHDPVASVTRPDVRLVGYRRVELPPGGAARVTFRFHTDLSAFADRSGRRVVEPGALELRLAASSTDVRHSTRLTLTGPVRTLGRDRHLRCGTEVSEVV, from the coding sequence ATGACCACCGCCCCTTGGCGTGACCCCGCCCTGTCCGCCGCCGACCGCGTGGCCGATCTCCTCTCCCGCATGACCCTGCGCGAGAAGATCGCCCAGCTGTACGGCGTGTGGGTGGGCGCCGACACGGACGGCGCCGGGGTCGCCCCCCACCAGCACGAGATGGGCGACACCGTCGACTTCGACGAGTTGATCCGGCAGGGCCTCGGCCAGCTCACCCGCCCCTTCGGCACGGCCCCCGTCGATCCGGCGGCCGGCGCCCGCTCCCTGGCCCGCGCCCAGCGCCGGATCGTCGACGCCGGCCGCTTCGGGATCCCGGCGATCGCCCACGAGGAGTGCCTGGCCGGCTTCACGGCCTGGCGCGCCACGGCGTACCCCGTCCCGCTCGCCTGGGGTGCGACCTTCGACCCGGAGCTGGTCGAGGAGATGGCCGGGCGGATCGGCGCCGACCTGCGCTCGGTCGGCGTGCACCAGGGGCTCGCCCCGGTCCTGGACGTCGTACGGGATCCGCGCTGGGGCCGGGTGGAGGAGACGATCGGCGAGGACCCGTACCTGGTCGGCACCATCGGTGCGGCCTATGTGCGGGGGCTGGAGTCGGCCGGGATCGTCGCCACGCTCAAGCACTTCGCCGGATACGCGTCCTCGGCTGGCGCCCGCAATCTGGCCCCGGTGCGGGCGGGCGTACGGGAGTTCGCGGACGTCACCCTGCCCCCGTTCGAGCTGGCGCTGCGCGAGGGCGGCGCGCGCTCGGTGATGGCGGCGTACAACGAGACGGACGGGGTGCCCGCGTCGGCCGACCCGGTGCTGCTGACCGAACTCCTGCGGGACGAGTGGCAGTTCACCGGGACCGTCGTCTCGGACTACTTCGGTGTGGGCTTCCTCCAGACCCTGCACCGCGTCGCCGGCACCCCGGCCGAGGCCGCGCACCGCGCGCTGGCCGCCGGCGTCGACGTGGAGCTGCCGACGCTGAAATGCTTCGCGGAGCCGCTGGTGGCGGCGGTGCGCGCCGGTGAGGTCCCGGAGGAACTGGTGGACCGCGCGGCCCGTCGCGTCCTGCTCCAGAAGTGCGAGCTGGGTCTGCTGGACGAGGACTGGCGGCCGGAGCCGGCCGAGACGATCGACCTGGACTCGGCGGGCAACCGCGCGCTCGCCCGCCGTATCGCCGAGCGGTCGGTGGTCCTGCTCGACAACCCGGACGGCGTGCTGCCGCTCGGTCCGGACACCCGGATCGCCGTGGTCGGCCCGAGGGCCGCGGACGCGCTGGCGATGCTGGGCTGCTACTCGTTCCCCTCCCACGTCCTGCCGAACCATCCCGGCACCCCGGCCGGCATCGAGATCCCCACCGTCCTGGACGCCCTGCGCCAGGAACTCCCGGACGCCAAGGTGACGTTCGCCGAGGGCTGTCCGGTCGACGGCCCGGACACGTCCGGCTTCGAGGAGGCGGTGGCGCGGGCGGCGGAGTCCGATGTGTGCGTGGCCGTCCTGGGCGACCGCGCGGGCCTGTTCGGCCGCGGCACCTCGGGCGAGGGCTGCGACGCCGCCGACCTGCGGCTGCCCGGGGTGCAGGGCGACCTGCTGGACGCCTTGGTCGCCACCGGTGTCCCGGTGGTGCTGGTGCTGCTCACCGGCCGGCCCTACGCCCTGGGCCGCTGGCACGGCCGGCTCGCCGCCGCCGTGCAGGCGTTCTTCCCCGGCGAGGAGGGCGGCCCGGCGGTCGCCGGTGTGCTGTCCGGCCGGGTGAACCCCTCGGGCCGGCTCCCGGTGAGCGTGCCGCACCTGCCCGGCGGCCAGCCGTGGACCTACCTCCAGCCCCCGCTGGGCCTGGCGGGCGAGGTCAGCAACCTCGACCCGACCCCGCTCCACCCCTTCGGACACGGCCGCTCCTACACGGCCTTCGCCTGGACGGACTTCACCGACGGCTCGCCGGGGGAGATCGGCACGGACGGCACGCACGACGTGGCGGTGACCGTCCGCAACACCGGCGACCGCGACGGCGCGGAGGTCGTCCAGCTGTATCTGCACGACCCGGTCGCCTCGGTGACCCGGCCGGACGTCCGTCTGGTCGGCTACCGGCGCGTGGAGCTGCCGCCGGGCGGGGCGGCCCGGGTCACGTTCCGCTTCCACACCGACCTGTCAGCCTTCGCCGACCGGTCCGGCCGCCGCGTGGTCGAACCGGGCGCCCTGGAACTGCGGTTGGCGGCGTCCAGCACGGATGTGCGGCACTCGACACGACTGACCCTGACGGGGCCGGTGCGCACGCTGGGCCGCGACCGGCACCTGCGCTGCGGAACGGAGGTGTCGGAGGTGGTGTGA